In Rhodothermus sp., one genomic interval encodes:
- a CDS encoding FxsA family protein has translation MGARLFLLFLIVPALELALLLQIGRWIGLWPTIGLIFTTALAGSYLARREGLATWRAFQQRLAQGQLPGREIIDGVLILLAGALLITPGVLTDLLGLFGLLPLTRTRIRRYLVHRLQQALYQRATFYISFSGFTPPDNAPPMPPRWSGQPRVRPHYLEDNEP, from the coding sequence ATGGGCGCCCGTCTGTTTCTGTTGTTCCTGATCGTACCGGCCTTGGAGCTGGCCCTGCTGCTGCAGATTGGCCGCTGGATCGGACTCTGGCCCACTATCGGGCTGATCTTCACCACGGCCCTGGCCGGTAGCTATCTGGCCCGTCGGGAAGGTCTGGCTACCTGGCGTGCTTTCCAGCAGCGACTGGCACAGGGACAGCTTCCAGGCCGCGAAATCATCGACGGGGTGCTCATTCTACTTGCCGGTGCCCTGTTGATCACACCGGGTGTGCTGACTGACCTGCTGGGGCTGTTTGGACTGCTACCGCTAACCCGTACCCGGATCCGACGCTATCTGGTTCACCGTCTGCAACAGGCCCTTTATCAGCGAGCAACGTTTTATATCTCTTTCAGTGGTTTTACGCCCCCGGACAACGCGCCTCCTATGCCCCCAAGATGGTCTGGTCAGCCGCGCGTTCGCCCACACTACCTCGAAGACAACGAACCCTGA
- a CDS encoding thioredoxin family protein — MWWPELKQRLCEGLTYEAYIAAWEQALRQPLAGLDARARRYLYYRRYNYERARRVTDAYRMSERLAQVLGAIDRPQCWMVLTEDWCGDSAYSLPIIAEASRRNALIQLRILRRDENLDIMDLYLTRGARSIPKLVAFAEEGTELFTWGPRPAEAQALRDRLRAEGMDARALSQALIDWYEAGGWQQVDTELAERLETALATQGSLSSR; from the coding sequence ATGTGGTGGCCAGAGCTCAAGCAGCGCTTATGTGAAGGCCTGACCTATGAAGCATATATAGCTGCTTGGGAACAGGCGCTCAGGCAACCGCTGGCCGGATTGGACGCCCGGGCGCGGCGCTATCTGTACTATCGACGGTACAATTACGAGCGAGCCCGGCGTGTCACCGATGCCTACCGCATGTCGGAGCGTCTCGCGCAGGTGCTGGGGGCCATTGATCGGCCACAATGCTGGATGGTGCTTACCGAGGACTGGTGCGGCGATTCGGCTTACAGTCTGCCTATCATTGCCGAAGCATCTCGCCGCAATGCGCTGATCCAGTTACGTATTCTTCGCCGCGATGAGAATCTGGATATCATGGACCTGTACCTGACACGCGGCGCCCGAAGCATTCCCAAGCTGGTGGCTTTTGCCGAGGAAGGCACTGAGCTGTTCACCTGGGGACCGCGTCCTGCCGAGGCACAGGCGCTGCGGGATCGTCTGCGGGCTGAAGGGATGGATGCCCGGGCACTTTCGCAGGCGCTGATCGACTGGTATGAAGCCGGAGGGTGGCAACAGGTCGATACCGAATTGGCTGAACGGCTGGAAACGGCCCTGGCTACTCAGGGTTCGTTGTCTTCGAGGTAG
- a CDS encoding CHRD domain-containing protein: protein MRMCYTLGTWLLLLATPVHAQTFFSAILTPEQATGTVTSDGYGTAALALTDEGLQFVITVDGLTGPIQAAHFHQAPAGQDGPVVRTLTFNGNTASGVWRPTDAEPLTDELITALLLGHLYINIHTAQYPAGEIRGQVRLSSGTALHADLTPDQETDNVTSAARGTASLTLTGAGLAYQVSVEGLTGPIQAAHFHYGAAGVSGPVVHGITFSNNTAAGVWTDLPDSLIVALLLGRLYLNIHTAQYPAGEIRGQVYPSSGVGAVVSLDPMQETGTVTSNGRGTAFLALTEAGLVFHITVSGLTGPIQAAHFHQAPAGQDGPVVRTLTFDGNTASGVWRPTDAEPLTDELIRELLAGNIYLNIHTAQYPAGEIRGQIRPGQLVLTAVKSLTGELPATLTLAPNYPNPFRDRTTITFALPQATRATLTVYNLLGQRVATLVDGLLPAGHYQVVFDAADLPAGLYQYRLETPHGSLSRTFMHLR from the coding sequence ATGCGCATGTGCTACACCCTGGGCACCTGGCTGCTCCTGCTTGCCACGCCGGTCCATGCCCAGACCTTCTTCTCGGCTATTTTGACACCGGAACAGGCAACCGGCACAGTTACCAGCGACGGCTATGGCACAGCGGCCCTGGCCCTGACCGACGAAGGGTTGCAGTTCGTGATCACCGTCGATGGGCTGACGGGCCCCATCCAGGCCGCCCATTTTCATCAGGCCCCTGCTGGACAGGACGGTCCGGTCGTCCGCACCCTCACGTTCAACGGCAACACCGCCTCCGGCGTCTGGCGCCCGACCGACGCAGAGCCGTTGACCGACGAGCTGATCACAGCCCTGTTACTGGGGCACCTCTACATTAACATTCACACAGCCCAGTACCCAGCCGGTGAAATCCGCGGACAGGTCCGCCTCAGCAGCGGAACCGCCCTGCACGCCGACCTTACCCCCGATCAGGAAACCGACAACGTCACGAGCGCAGCACGTGGCACGGCCTCGCTAACCCTTACCGGTGCCGGACTGGCTTACCAGGTCTCTGTAGAAGGCCTGACCGGTCCTATCCAGGCTGCCCACTTTCACTACGGTGCTGCTGGCGTGAGCGGACCGGTCGTGCACGGCATTACCTTTAGCAACAATACGGCGGCCGGCGTATGGACCGATTTACCGGATTCCCTTATCGTTGCGCTGCTGCTGGGCCGGCTCTACCTCAACATCCACACGGCCCAGTATCCGGCCGGCGAAATCCGCGGACAGGTATATCCGTCCAGCGGAGTCGGAGCCGTCGTTTCGCTCGACCCCATGCAGGAAACGGGCACGGTCACCAGCAACGGCCGGGGTACCGCATTTCTGGCGCTGACCGAAGCCGGGCTGGTCTTTCATATCACCGTAAGCGGGCTGACGGGCCCCATCCAGGCCGCCCACTTTCATCAAGCCCCTGCCGGACAGGACGGTCCAGTCGTTCGCACCCTCACGTTCGACGGTAACACTGCCTCCGGCGTCTGGCGCCCGACCGATGCAGAGCCGCTGACCGACGAGCTGATCCGTGAGCTGCTGGCCGGCAACATTTATCTCAACATCCACACGGCCCAGTATCCGGCTGGCGAAATCCGCGGACAGATCCGCCCGGGCCAGCTTGTACTGACGGCAGTGAAATCGCTCACGGGCGAACTACCTGCTACGTTGACGTTGGCCCCGAACTATCCGAATCCTTTCCGCGATCGCACAACCATTACGTTCGCACTACCGCAGGCCACCCGAGCCACACTGACGGTTTATAACCTGCTGGGACAGCGCGTTGCGACGCTGGTGGATGGACTACTTCCGGCCGGCCACTACCAGGTCGTGTTCGATGCCGCCGACCTGCCAGCCGGTCTCTATCAGTACCGGCTCGAAACGCCTCACGGAAGCCTGAGCCGCACATTCATGCACTTGCGCTAA